The Micromonospora sp. NBC_00421 genome contains a region encoding:
- a CDS encoding C39 family peptidase, producing MKRQLRRLTTQRPYQLVVGSAAVVVLATGAAALAAGVDDAPTDQQRSTAVAETAPRLDDVATRAQARVAAPARTSPSATPTASPSASPTPSLRVTRAKTRATANPDLTRTVAAPKPPSSKVLRYEYQAQTTYYYCGPAAVRNALSAAGIERSQDDLAAQLGTTEMGTNSAEDTTRVLNAVVKGDPYRTRMFAGTPSDAQAERLRADVVATVTDKRAVVANVVGDVTDLDGGWHSFPGGHYVAVVGYQDNGRIVRIADSADPSLPAYWVSVTTLANWIATRGYSA from the coding sequence ATGAAGCGACAGCTACGCCGGCTGACCACTCAGCGCCCGTACCAGCTGGTGGTCGGCTCGGCAGCGGTCGTCGTCCTGGCCACCGGCGCCGCCGCGCTGGCTGCCGGGGTCGACGACGCCCCGACCGACCAGCAGCGTTCGACCGCCGTCGCCGAGACCGCCCCCCGCCTCGACGACGTCGCCACCCGCGCCCAGGCCCGGGTCGCCGCCCCCGCCCGGACCAGCCCGTCGGCCACCCCCACGGCCAGCCCGTCGGCGAGCCCCACCCCATCACTCCGGGTCACCAGGGCGAAGACCAGGGCCACCGCCAACCCGGACCTGACCCGCACGGTGGCAGCTCCGAAGCCGCCGTCGTCGAAGGTCCTCCGCTACGAGTACCAGGCGCAGACCACCTACTACTACTGCGGCCCGGCGGCGGTGCGCAACGCGCTCAGCGCGGCCGGCATCGAGCGCAGCCAGGACGACCTCGCCGCCCAGTTGGGCACCACCGAGATGGGCACCAACTCGGCCGAGGACACGACCCGGGTGCTCAACGCCGTGGTGAAGGGCGACCCGTACCGGACCCGGATGTTCGCCGGCACCCCCAGTGACGCGCAGGCCGAGCGGCTGCGGGCCGACGTGGTCGCGACGGTCACCGACAAGCGGGCCGTGGTCGCGAACGTGGTCGGGGACGTCACCGATCTCGACGGCGGCTGGCACTCCTTCCCCGGCGGCCACTACGTCGCCGTGGTCGGCTACCAGGACAACGGCCGTATCGTCCGGATCGCCGACTCGGCCGACCCGTCGCTGCCGGCGTACTGGGTCAGCGTGACCACCCTGGCGAACTGGATCGCCACCCGGGGCTACTCCGCCTGA
- a CDS encoding acyltransferase family protein, translating into MTSVPTTASPALSRLPSLTGLRWIAAMLVFGYHAGTMRIIAQPDAKAVVDWLFTLGLSGVQFFFILSGFVLVWSARDGDRRRDFWRRRLAKIYPNHVLTWAVALLVMWWFADPVVPRAALENLFLVQAWDPTPGYFYSINNVSWSLSCELFFYLCLPLVLPAIRRARSGVLWAVVVAVPLVILSLWPGQQLLPEGTNWWFTQVFPLVRSTEFWLGVAAAELLRRGHWRGPGLPLASLFFVAVWVAAHWIPAEMWAALLSVAYILVIPAAARADVQGRWSPWRHRTLIWLGEVSFAFYLVHVLVMMTVLRLTGHWGVGLPGWSGPLAVLGFLVVNLVLAAALHRWVETPMMRRLAPRRRTPPAPPTPDGAVPEGAVPGGAAPGGADSGGVVACGAAAVPGPRDAGDGSRDGRPVEYAGPRDQH; encoded by the coding sequence GTGACCAGCGTGCCCACCACCGCGTCCCCCGCGCTGAGCCGACTGCCGTCGCTGACCGGGTTGCGCTGGATCGCCGCCATGCTGGTCTTCGGCTACCACGCCGGCACCATGCGGATCATCGCCCAGCCGGACGCCAAGGCGGTGGTCGACTGGTTGTTCACCCTCGGCCTGTCCGGGGTGCAGTTCTTCTTCATCCTCAGTGGCTTCGTGCTGGTCTGGTCGGCCCGCGACGGCGACCGGCGGCGGGACTTCTGGCGTCGCCGACTCGCCAAGATCTATCCCAACCACGTGCTGACCTGGGCGGTGGCGCTGCTGGTGATGTGGTGGTTCGCCGACCCGGTGGTGCCCCGCGCCGCGCTGGAGAACCTCTTCCTCGTCCAGGCCTGGGACCCCACCCCCGGTTACTTCTACAGCATCAACAACGTGAGCTGGTCGCTCTCCTGCGAGCTGTTCTTCTACCTCTGCCTGCCGCTGGTGCTGCCGGCGATCCGGCGGGCCCGCTCCGGAGTGCTCTGGGCGGTGGTGGTGGCGGTGCCGCTGGTGATCCTGTCGCTCTGGCCCGGCCAGCAGTTGCTGCCCGAGGGCACCAACTGGTGGTTCACCCAGGTCTTCCCGCTGGTCCGCTCCACCGAGTTCTGGCTGGGCGTCGCCGCCGCCGAGCTGCTGCGCCGTGGCCACTGGCGGGGCCCCGGCCTGCCGCTGGCCAGCCTGTTCTTCGTGGCCGTCTGGGTGGCGGCACACTGGATCCCGGCCGAGATGTGGGCGGCGCTGCTGTCGGTGGCGTACATCCTGGTCATCCCGGCGGCGGCCCGGGCGGACGTGCAGGGCCGCTGGTCGCCGTGGCGGCACCGCACACTGATCTGGCTCGGCGAGGTGTCGTTCGCCTTCTACCTGGTGCACGTGCTGGTGATGATGACCGTGCTGCGGCTCACCGGGCACTGGGGCGTGGGGCTGCCCGGCTGGTCGGGGCCGCTGGCCGTGCTCGGTTTCCTGGTGGTGAACCTGGTGCTGGCCGCAGCCCTGCACCGCTGGGTGGAGACGCCGATGATGCGCCGCCTCGCCCCCCGCCGCCGTACCCCACCCGCGCCGCCCACCCCCGACGGCGCTGTACCCGAGGGCGCTGTCCCCGGCGGTGCTGCTCCCGGCGGTGCCGACTCCGGCGGCGTGGTCGCCTGCGGCGCTGCCGCCGTGCCGGGGCCGAGAGACGCCGGCGACGGGTCGCGCGACGGGCGTCCCGTCGAGTACGCGGGACCGCGCGACCAGCACTGA
- a CDS encoding polysaccharide pyruvyl transferase family protein produces the protein MHQRILMRAKKDPFDVRGPEEAYEGNWIGENNGNLVFSHAAHKLLRTSTARITSTEFKVDLRDADRINEQYDVYVIPLANAFRRSYAHRIELMTKLVERLRIPVVVFGVGVQTDVHGDREYLRPIDDVVTRFVRAALERGPSIGVRGEITAQYLNTLGFSAVDVIGCPSMFLHGDQLRVEKTAPVLTPDARVALTVSPYVKSMAKIIAAHQARYPHLRYLPQDLRTLGTLLYGDAPEDRGRTSAIPIHSSHPLFTEDKVRMFLDPWTWMDYLAGFDFAFGTRIHGTITALVAGTPGFLFAHDSRTLELARYFDIPHRLMKDVPADVDAAQLYAEADYTALHAGHRARYEVLRAFLARHDLGNAFDDGDSAARFDAQVRETEFPPAVRPAGACPPEVLLARIQWLRDRNAALGDDVRELHDQRLRARVKRAVPAPVRRILNR, from the coding sequence GTGCACCAGCGGATCCTGATGCGGGCGAAGAAGGACCCGTTCGACGTGCGCGGCCCCGAGGAGGCGTACGAGGGGAACTGGATCGGGGAGAACAACGGCAACCTGGTCTTCAGTCACGCCGCGCACAAGCTGCTGCGTACCTCCACCGCGCGGATCACCTCCACCGAGTTCAAGGTCGACCTGCGCGACGCCGACCGGATCAACGAGCAGTACGACGTGTACGTCATCCCGCTGGCCAACGCCTTCCGCCGCAGCTACGCCCACCGCATCGAGCTGATGACGAAGCTTGTCGAACGGCTGCGGATCCCGGTGGTGGTCTTCGGGGTCGGGGTGCAGACCGACGTCCACGGTGACCGGGAGTACCTGCGGCCGATCGACGACGTGGTCACCCGGTTCGTGCGGGCGGCGCTGGAGCGGGGGCCGAGCATCGGCGTCCGGGGGGAGATAACGGCGCAGTACCTGAACACGCTGGGCTTCTCCGCCGTCGACGTGATCGGTTGCCCGTCGATGTTCCTGCACGGCGACCAGCTCCGGGTGGAGAAGACCGCACCGGTCCTGACGCCCGACGCCCGGGTGGCGCTTACCGTCTCCCCGTACGTCAAGTCGATGGCGAAGATCATCGCCGCGCACCAGGCCCGCTACCCGCACCTGCGCTACCTGCCGCAGGACCTCAGGACGCTCGGCACCCTGCTCTACGGCGACGCCCCGGAGGACCGGGGCAGGACCAGCGCCATCCCGATCCACTCCTCGCACCCGTTGTTCACCGAGGACAAGGTGCGGATGTTCCTCGACCCGTGGACCTGGATGGACTACCTCGCCGGCTTCGACTTCGCGTTCGGCACCCGGATCCACGGCACCATCACCGCGCTTGTCGCCGGCACCCCCGGCTTCCTGTTCGCGCACGACTCGCGCACCCTGGAGCTGGCCCGCTACTTCGACATCCCGCACCGGCTGATGAAGGACGTGCCGGCCGACGTGGACGCGGCGCAGCTCTACGCCGAGGCCGACTACACCGCCCTGCACGCCGGACACCGGGCCCGCTACGAGGTGCTGCGGGCCTTCCTGGCCCGGCACGACCTGGGCAACGCGTTCGACGACGGGGACAGCGCGGCCCGCTTCGACGCACAGGTCCGCGAGACGGAGTTCCCCCCGGCGGTCCGACCGGCCGGGGCCTGCCCGCCCGAGGTGCTACTGGCCCGCATCCAGTGGCTGCGCGACCGCAACGCGGCCCTCGGCGACGACGTACGGGAGCTGCACGACCAGCGGCTGCGGGCCCGGGTCAAGCGGGCGGTCCCCGCACCGGTACGGCGGATCCTGAACCGTTAA
- a CDS encoding glycosyltransferase family 2 protein: MVNQPAPTPLLSVVVPVHGVEAYLHQCLDSVRTDVPADAVGTVEIVAVDDASPDRCGELLRAYAATHPGVRTVHLDRNVGLGPARNAGLDVATGEYVWFVDSDDWLPPGTIPAVLDRLRAHRPDVLMLDHLRVRDDGRREVDASSHLLRDTPAVVRLADRPGLLRVQHTAWNKVVRREYLNALELRFHPGWYEDIPFSNPLLIGAERISVLDRVCYLYRQGRQGAITSTRSGRHFDAFDQYDRLFDWVARRHPDERLHGELFTLMVNHMLVVVGNDGRLHPHLRRRFFHRVAAHYRRHLPPGGYPRPGGVAGLKHRLVGRDNYLAYAVLRQAHRLAGWLRRPVAAPEPPPPATEPARAADSPADRDALAGRGSR; the protein is encoded by the coding sequence GTGGTCAACCAGCCCGCGCCCACCCCGCTGCTCAGCGTCGTCGTCCCCGTCCACGGGGTGGAGGCGTACCTGCACCAGTGCCTCGACTCGGTGCGCACGGACGTCCCGGCCGACGCGGTGGGCACAGTCGAGATCGTCGCCGTCGACGACGCCTCGCCGGACCGGTGCGGGGAACTGCTGCGCGCGTACGCGGCCACCCATCCGGGCGTACGCACGGTGCACCTGGACCGTAACGTCGGGCTGGGTCCCGCCCGCAACGCCGGCCTGGACGTGGCCACCGGCGAGTACGTCTGGTTCGTCGACAGCGACGACTGGTTGCCGCCGGGCACCATCCCGGCGGTGCTCGACCGGCTCCGCGCGCACCGCCCCGACGTACTGATGCTCGACCACCTGCGGGTACGCGACGACGGCCGGCGGGAGGTGGACGCGAGCAGTCACCTGCTGCGCGACACCCCCGCGGTGGTCCGCCTCGCCGACCGCCCCGGGCTGCTGCGGGTGCAGCACACCGCGTGGAACAAGGTGGTCCGCCGGGAGTACCTGAACGCGCTGGAACTGCGCTTCCACCCCGGCTGGTACGAGGACATCCCGTTCAGCAACCCACTGCTCATCGGCGCGGAACGGATCTCCGTGCTGGACCGGGTCTGCTACCTCTACCGGCAGGGCCGGCAGGGCGCGATCACCTCCACCCGCAGCGGTCGCCACTTCGACGCCTTCGACCAGTACGACAGGCTGTTCGACTGGGTCGCCCGCCGGCACCCGGACGAGCGGCTGCACGGCGAGTTGTTCACCCTGATGGTCAACCACATGCTGGTGGTGGTCGGCAACGACGGCCGACTCCATCCGCACCTGCGCCGACGCTTCTTCCACCGGGTCGCCGCGCACTACCGTCGGCACCTGCCGCCGGGCGGCTACCCGCGTCCGGGCGGGGTGGCCGGGCTCAAGCACCGGCTGGTCGGCCGGGACAACTATCTCGCGTACGCGGTGCTGCGCCAGGCGCACCGGCTGGCCGGCTGGCTCCGCCGGCCGGTCGCCGCGCCGGAGCCGCCCCCACCGGCCACCGAGCCGGCCCGCGCGGCGGACTCCCCCGCCGACCGGGACGCGCTGGCGGGTCGCGGCAGCCGGTGA
- the pseI gene encoding pseudaminic acid synthase, whose translation MTTTVKIGPYVVGAGEQPFVVAEMSGNHNGDLGRALAIVDAVAASGAHALKLQTYRPDTITIDVDTPAFRISGGHELWGGQNLYRLYERAHTPYEWHEPIFARARERGLTVFSSPFDPSAVELLEGLDVPAYKIASSELVDLPLIRLVAGTGKPLVISTGMATVAEIDAAVRTARDGGAGGIVLLACTASYPAPPADSNLRRIPVLADAFGVPVGLSDHTPGIGVPVASVALGACFIEKHVTLDRTDGGVDSDFSLNPDELAALVVESARAHAALGGTAIGPTPAEREGLRFRRSLFVVDDVQAGDEVTSANVRSIRPAGGLPPVEIDRVLGRAFTTDVPRGTPLTWNLI comes from the coding sequence ATGACGACGACAGTGAAGATCGGGCCGTACGTGGTGGGGGCAGGCGAACAGCCGTTCGTGGTGGCGGAGATGTCCGGCAACCACAACGGCGACCTGGGCCGGGCGCTGGCGATCGTGGACGCGGTGGCGGCCAGCGGGGCACACGCGCTGAAGTTGCAGACGTACCGGCCGGACACCATCACCATCGACGTGGACACCCCGGCGTTCCGCATCTCCGGCGGGCACGAGCTGTGGGGTGGGCAGAACCTCTACCGGCTCTACGAGCGGGCGCACACCCCGTACGAGTGGCACGAGCCGATCTTCGCGCGGGCCCGGGAGCGGGGGTTGACCGTCTTCTCGTCCCCCTTCGACCCGTCGGCGGTGGAGCTGCTGGAGGGGCTGGACGTCCCGGCGTACAAGATCGCCTCGTCGGAGCTGGTCGACCTGCCGCTGATCCGGCTGGTGGCGGGCACCGGCAAGCCGCTCGTCATCTCCACCGGGATGGCCACCGTCGCCGAGATCGACGCCGCGGTGCGCACCGCCCGCGACGGCGGGGCCGGTGGCATCGTGCTGCTGGCCTGCACCGCCTCCTACCCGGCCCCACCGGCGGACAGCAACCTGCGCCGGATCCCGGTGCTGGCGGACGCCTTCGGGGTGCCGGTCGGCCTGTCCGACCACACCCCCGGCATCGGGGTGCCGGTCGCCTCGGTGGCGCTGGGCGCCTGCTTCATCGAGAAGCACGTCACCCTCGACCGGACCGACGGCGGGGTCGACTCCGACTTCTCGCTGAACCCCGACGAGTTGGCCGCCCTGGTGGTCGAGTCGGCGCGGGCACACGCCGCGCTCGGCGGCACCGCCATCGGGCCGACCCCGGCCGAACGGGAGGGGCTGCGGTTCCGCCGCTCCCTGTTCGTGGTGGACGACGTGCAGGCCGGCGACGAGGTGACCAGCGCCAACGTCCGCTCGATCCGACCGGCCGGCGGCCTACCCCCGGTGGAGATCGACCGGGTCCTCGGCCGCGCCTTCACCACCGACGTCCCCCGGGGCACCCCCCTCACCTGGAACCTCATCTGA
- a CDS encoding SDR family NAD(P)-dependent oxidoreductase translates to MSDSTLVPPSTVVLVSGGSRGLGLAIVTDLLDAGLTVAAFARTVTPELEKLAAEHPDRVHVGAVDVTDLAAAQGFVRTVEARFGPVDGLVNNAAVGQDSMHTHTATGDIVRIVETNLTAPLQLTRLVIRRMLGQGRRGRIVNVTSICAQRGFPGLVAYSATKGGMDAATRSLARELGGRMLVNAVAPGFFASEMSAVLGSTQLDQIVRRTPTGHLTEPAEVVPVVRMLLCEHTNINGQVIVVDGAASI, encoded by the coding sequence ATGTCTGACTCCACACTCGTCCCACCCAGCACCGTCGTCCTCGTCTCCGGCGGGTCCCGGGGGCTGGGCCTGGCCATCGTCACCGACCTGCTCGACGCCGGGCTCACGGTGGCCGCCTTCGCCCGTACCGTCACCCCCGAGCTGGAGAAGTTGGCCGCCGAGCACCCCGACCGGGTGCACGTCGGTGCGGTGGACGTCACCGACCTCGCCGCAGCGCAGGGCTTCGTCCGGACGGTGGAGGCGCGGTTCGGCCCGGTCGACGGGCTGGTGAACAACGCCGCCGTCGGGCAGGACTCGATGCACACGCACACCGCCACCGGCGACATCGTCCGGATCGTCGAGACCAACCTGACCGCGCCGTTGCAGCTCACCCGCCTGGTGATCCGGCGGATGCTGGGCCAGGGCCGGCGCGGTCGGATCGTCAACGTCACCTCGATCTGCGCGCAGCGCGGCTTCCCCGGCCTGGTGGCGTACTCGGCCACCAAGGGCGGCATGGACGCGGCGACCCGCTCGCTGGCCCGCGAGCTGGGCGGGCGGATGCTTGTCAACGCCGTCGCCCCGGGCTTCTTCGCCTCGGAGATGTCCGCCGTGCTGGGCAGCACCCAGCTCGACCAGATCGTCCGGCGTACCCCGACCGGGCACCTGACCGAGCCCGCCGAGGTGGTACCGGTGGTGCGGATGCTGCTGTGCGAGCACACCAACATCAACGGCCAGGTCATCGTGGTCGACGGTGCCGCCTCGATCTGA
- a CDS encoding AMP-binding protein yields MTVATTPAGLDNRVVIAGVARSWRELPTPTLPSPDAVLATGADALAVARQHATHGTELLLAGPGRVDPTMRDELAAAGFAVTVLADGVAQTVPPAVHRAPDNGRLWLLTSGSTGRPKRVGHTLDSLTTVRDAQPERTWLCPYAPGSYAWWQVVTLALTQPGQHLVVVDPDELDDWPVLAAAHGVDAASGTPTFWRRTLHRDPEALARVPLRQLTLGGEPVDQAVLDRLREIFPAARISWIYASSEVGASIVVHDGRAGFPVGWLDRVTPGRPTLSVHDDELVITSPHHGVGLDGPVRTGDRVQIVDDRVLITGRLDSDEINVGGSKVSAGLVRDMLTAHPRVAWARVTGRRAPVLGRMVVAEVVPTTADADAPLDEGVLVRWCAERLPEYAVPRRIRLLTEIPVKETLKSDV; encoded by the coding sequence GTGACCGTCGCGACGACACCGGCCGGGCTGGACAACCGGGTCGTCATCGCCGGGGTGGCCCGGAGCTGGCGGGAGCTGCCCACCCCGACGCTGCCCTCGCCCGACGCGGTCCTCGCCACCGGTGCCGACGCGCTCGCCGTCGCCCGCCAGCACGCCACGCACGGCACCGAGCTGCTGCTCGCCGGCCCCGGCCGGGTCGACCCGACGATGCGCGACGAGCTGGCCGCCGCCGGCTTCGCCGTCACCGTGCTCGCCGACGGGGTGGCGCAGACCGTCCCGCCGGCCGTGCACCGGGCCCCGGACAACGGCCGGCTCTGGCTGCTCACCTCCGGCTCGACCGGCCGGCCCAAACGGGTCGGCCACACCCTCGACTCGCTGACCACCGTGCGCGACGCCCAACCCGAGCGGACCTGGCTCTGTCCGTACGCCCCCGGCAGCTACGCCTGGTGGCAGGTGGTCACCCTGGCGCTCACCCAACCCGGTCAGCACCTGGTGGTGGTCGACCCGGACGAGCTGGACGACTGGCCGGTGCTGGCCGCCGCGCACGGGGTCGACGCCGCCTCCGGCACCCCGACCTTCTGGCGGCGCACCCTGCACCGCGATCCCGAGGCGCTGGCCCGGGTGCCGCTGCGGCAGCTCACCCTCGGTGGCGAACCCGTCGACCAGGCCGTCCTGGACCGGCTCCGGGAGATCTTCCCGGCCGCCCGGATCTCCTGGATCTACGCCTCCTCCGAGGTCGGTGCGTCGATCGTGGTGCACGACGGCCGGGCCGGTTTCCCGGTCGGCTGGCTCGACCGGGTGACCCCCGGCCGGCCCACCCTCTCGGTGCACGACGACGAGCTGGTGATCACCTCACCGCACCACGGCGTCGGGCTCGACGGGCCGGTACGCACCGGCGACCGGGTGCAGATCGTCGACGACCGGGTCCTGATCACCGGTCGACTCGACTCCGACGAGATCAACGTCGGTGGCAGCAAGGTCTCCGCCGGGCTGGTACGCGACATGCTCACCGCCCACCCCCGGGTCGCCTGGGCCCGGGTGACCGGCCGACGCGCGCCGGTGCTCGGCCGGATGGTGGTCGCCGAGGTCGTCCCCACCACCGCCGACGCGGACGCCCCGCTGGACGAGGGCGTGCTGGTGCGCTGGTGTGCCGAACGGCTTCCCGAGTACGCGGTACCGCGCCGGATCCGGCTGCTGACCGAGATCCCCGTCAAGGAGACCCTGAAGAGCGATGTCTGA
- a CDS encoding acyl carrier protein, which yields MEELSRAQIRDLMAQVLQNQGRVLPDDDSADLREIGFRSLDFSELALRVEDVTGEELNFDAPGLRRIATVGDVLDFLAELQRQ from the coding sequence ATGGAAGAATTGAGTCGCGCGCAGATCCGCGACCTCATGGCGCAGGTGTTGCAGAACCAGGGCAGGGTGCTGCCCGACGACGACTCCGCCGACCTGCGGGAGATCGGCTTCCGCTCGCTGGACTTCTCGGAGCTCGCCCTGCGGGTGGAGGACGTCACCGGGGAGGAGTTGAACTTCGACGCCCCCGGCCTGCGACGGATCGCCACCGTCGGGGACGTCCTCGACTTCCTCGCCGAACTCCAGCGGCAGTGA
- a CDS encoding GNAT family N-acetyltransferase, whose translation MLREATTDDVNLMLSWRNQETNRQVSKTSHEITADEHAAWWSRVRVDPAHRILMYVHDGLTVGVVTFFDLRLDGPRTASWGFYLDADGLAEQGATLPAWLGVMRAAVDHAFDVLALDRLDGEVLAHNTAVRQMNRRFRFVEGTPRRETHHGQEVDIVPISLARENRRRR comes from the coding sequence GTGCTGCGCGAGGCCACCACGGACGACGTTAACCTGATGTTGTCCTGGCGTAATCAGGAAACCAACCGGCAGGTCAGCAAGACCAGCCACGAGATCACCGCGGACGAGCACGCGGCCTGGTGGTCCCGGGTCCGCGTCGACCCGGCCCACCGCATCCTGATGTACGTCCACGACGGTCTGACGGTCGGCGTGGTGACCTTCTTCGACCTGCGCCTGGACGGGCCGCGGACCGCCTCGTGGGGGTTCTACCTGGACGCCGACGGGCTGGCCGAGCAGGGGGCCACCCTGCCCGCCTGGCTGGGGGTGATGCGGGCGGCGGTGGATCACGCCTTCGACGTGCTCGCACTGGACCGCCTCGACGGCGAGGTCTTGGCGCACAATACCGCCGTACGGCAGATGAACCGTCGTTTCCGGTTTGTCGAGGGCACCCCGCGCCGGGAGACACACCACGGCCAGGAAGTCGACATAGTCCCTATTTCCCTGGCCCGGGAGAACCGCCGTCGACGATAA
- the pseB gene encoding UDP-N-acetylglucosamine 4,6-dehydratase (inverting) — protein sequence MSELNGSSILITGGTGSFGKTFLRHVLKVADPARVVVFSRDELKQYELRQQLGDDPRLRWFIGDVRDRHRLTRAMHGVDHVVHAAALKQVDTAEYNPSEFIATNITGSQHVVDAAIEAGVRKVIALSTDKASSPINLYGATKLVGDKLFVSANHYAAQHPTRFAVVRYGNVVGSRGSVVPLFRRLADEGKSLPITDKRMTRFWITLDQAVQFVLDSFDQMQGGELFVPRIPSMRILDLVEAVAPEATTHEIGIRPGEKLHEEMIAPDDSRRTLRAKDRFIVQPTIATWGYRPPVDCEPVPDGFAYQSDGNDEWLTVPQLRDMLGIAA from the coding sequence TTGAGTGAGTTGAATGGGTCCTCCATTCTGATCACCGGCGGGACGGGGTCCTTCGGGAAGACGTTCCTCCGGCACGTCCTCAAGGTGGCCGACCCGGCCCGGGTGGTGGTGTTCTCCCGCGACGAACTCAAGCAGTACGAGCTGCGCCAGCAGCTCGGCGACGACCCCCGGCTGCGCTGGTTCATCGGCGACGTGCGGGACCGGCACCGGCTCACCCGGGCCATGCACGGGGTGGACCACGTGGTGCACGCCGCCGCCCTCAAGCAGGTGGACACCGCCGAGTACAACCCCTCGGAGTTCATCGCCACCAACATCACCGGCTCGCAGCACGTGGTCGACGCGGCCATCGAGGCCGGCGTCAGGAAGGTCATCGCGCTCTCCACCGACAAGGCGTCCAGCCCGATCAACCTGTACGGCGCGACCAAGCTCGTCGGTGACAAGCTCTTCGTCTCGGCCAACCACTACGCCGCCCAGCACCCCACCCGCTTCGCCGTGGTCCGCTACGGCAACGTGGTGGGCAGCCGGGGCTCGGTGGTGCCGCTGTTCCGGCGGCTCGCCGACGAGGGCAAGAGCCTGCCGATCACCGACAAGCGGATGACCCGGTTCTGGATCACCCTGGACCAGGCGGTGCAGTTCGTGCTGGACAGCTTCGACCAGATGCAGGGCGGCGAGCTGTTCGTGCCACGCATCCCCAGCATGCGCATCCTCGACCTGGTCGAGGCGGTCGCCCCGGAGGCCACCACGCACGAGATCGGCATCCGGCCGGGCGAGAAGCTGCACGAGGAGATGATCGCCCCGGACGACAGCCGCCGTACGCTGCGCGCGAAGGACAGGTTCATCGTCCAGCCGACGATCGCCACCTGGGGTTACCGGCCGCCTGTCGACTGCGAGCCGGTCCCGGACGGCTTCGCCTACCAGTCCGACGGCAACGACGAGTGGTTGACCGTCCCACAGCTGCGCGACATGCTCGGCATCGCGGCGTGA
- a CDS encoding DegT/DnrJ/EryC1/StrS family aminotransferase, translated as MTAMLPYGRQSVTDDDVAAVVATLRSDWLTTGPQVDAFEADLAGWTGGAGCAAVANGTAALHVAYAAAGVGPGDEVVVPPMTFVATASSAVALGARIVFADVEEETFTLDPAAAAAATTARTKVVAAVDYAGHPADYDALRTALAGSDALLLADAAHSIGATYRGRPVGSLADLTTFSFFPTKNLTTAEGGAVATTDPELLKRARRFRNIGLVRERAELREPDEGGWHQEVHEFGLNYRLPDVLCALGRSQLRRLGDFLAARARLVARYDEALADLPGVLTPTRRSWAAPAWHLYPVRVLDGRRREVYDRMRAAGIGVQVNYLPVHWHPAFADLGYRRGSCPVAESFYGQQLSLPLYPSLTDADQDRVIDALGAALRGVTAHTAA; from the coding sequence GTGACGGCGATGCTCCCGTACGGGCGGCAGTCGGTCACCGACGACGACGTCGCCGCCGTGGTCGCCACCCTGCGCAGCGACTGGCTCACCACCGGCCCGCAGGTCGACGCCTTCGAGGCGGACCTCGCGGGCTGGACCGGCGGGGCCGGCTGCGCGGCCGTCGCCAACGGCACGGCGGCGCTGCACGTGGCGTACGCGGCGGCCGGGGTGGGACCGGGCGACGAGGTGGTGGTGCCGCCGATGACGTTCGTGGCGACCGCCAGCAGCGCGGTCGCCCTCGGCGCGCGGATCGTCTTCGCCGACGTCGAGGAGGAGACGTTCACCCTGGACCCGGCAGCCGCCGCCGCCGCGACCACCGCCCGGACGAAGGTCGTCGCCGCCGTCGACTACGCCGGCCACCCGGCCGACTACGACGCCCTGCGCACCGCCCTGGCCGGCTCGGACGCGTTGCTGCTGGCCGACGCGGCGCACTCGATCGGGGCCACCTACCGCGGCCGACCGGTCGGGTCGCTTGCCGACCTGACCACCTTCTCGTTCTTCCCCACCAAGAACCTCACCACCGCCGAGGGCGGCGCGGTCGCCACCACCGACCCGGAGTTGCTGAAGCGGGCCCGCCGGTTCCGCAACATCGGGCTGGTCCGGGAGCGCGCCGAGCTGCGCGAGCCGGACGAGGGCGGCTGGCACCAGGAGGTGCACGAGTTCGGGTTGAACTACCGGCTGCCGGACGTGCTCTGCGCGCTGGGTCGCAGTCAGCTGCGCCGGCTCGGTGACTTCCTGGCCGCCCGCGCCCGGCTGGTGGCCCGCTACGACGAGGCGCTGGCCGACCTGCCCGGGGTGCTGACCCCGACCCGCCGGTCGTGGGCCGCCCCCGCCTGGCACCTCTACCCGGTCCGGGTCCTCGACGGCCGCCGCCGCGAGGTGTACGACCGGATGCGGGCCGCCGGCATCGGCGTACAGGTCAACTACCTGCCGGTGCACTGGCACCCGGCGTTCGCCGATCTCGGCTACCGGCGCGGGTCCTGCCCGGTGGCCGAGTCGTTCTACGGTCAGCAGCTCTCGCTGCCGCTGTATCCGAGCCTGACCGACGCCGACCAGGACCGGGTGATCGACGCGCTCGGCGCGGCGCTGCGCGGCGTCACGGCGCACACCGCCGCCTGA